A stretch of Arctopsyche grandis isolate Sample6627 chromosome 9, ASM5162203v2, whole genome shotgun sequence DNA encodes these proteins:
- the LOC143916731 gene encoding uncharacterized protein LOC143916731 isoform X1 encodes MDAEQLFQFIISKKRHLDDEKKKLGLHRLPEKSFDDKNLISDENSLSCRELPSDFFPTDEEISTSGRVGGEIVSYDDTNINGDYCDSSALSVRKIPNSPDRDDNLGCASKANEFELPVDVSKILRKYSCPDIGMLRTGEYSPNNPELAGDGRTQRGGDVFLGFGLYEEKRKKLLQRRQIEYREYLAKQNEINTLKKQQKHNRLPAGRHLFLEEEKKILSENSYEQDDWNKINNNYNLKPRRPSSVAVQTDPEEFALMVSDRKLNNAMITQAERELSPRPSINDNLPPADWRMHVEKVNIGTQNNLIVPPSLTNKKYMTDADNAAIEYNGEYYDPFNDMSSNIFRKDSPRAKLLQDLRHTYMPSLFDSDAIKQRNQKVEEDAAAKRTAYQFELKKQIEEQQKLREERKVREKMLEEAETRRLEEQLKLLKLSQENEIQKQNEIAIKMRNDANEFERRRQQLQSDIETEKRNLRNVKMKSVPEPAAKMTRSNPNSRTSEPVREQPSSTKSSLPFHYAPPPRHNPEPDTDLLSYNVRRNNPYVGQDLPRPKLAYSTNIADSSMFAQSIPVKNYNAEPKAESTAVRPLKFRDGSSTYSESVYNSKKPNYEPAFLSKRLTDMIEINPTKRRGDHEYRGKFDDSLPIPVLREPEKKKDKVSKQHADQSSDAMINLEHKWKVPAVQKNILKNNFTDEGKQENILTQLGSIRRQLQLEQLKLDQSQIFNKQKLVK; translated from the exons gaAAAATCTTTTGACGATAAGAATCTTATTTCCGATGAAAATAGTTTATCTTGTCGTGAACTGCCGAGTGATTTTTTTCCGACCGATGAAGAGATTTCAACGAGCGGAAGAGTCGGGGGGGAAATAGTTTCTTATGATGATACAAAT ATCAACGGGGACTATTGTGATAGCAGTGCCTTAAGTGTCCGGAAAATTCCGAATTCTCCGGATCGTGATGATAATCTGGGATGTGCGTCGAAAGCGAACGAGTTCGAGCTGCCCGTCGACGTTTCCAAGATATTGAGG AAGTATTCCTGTCCGGATATCGGCATGCTGCGTACCGGAGAATATTCGCCAAACAATCCGGAGCTGGCCGGAGACGGACGCACGCAACGCGGCGGAGATGTCTTCCTCGGCTTTGGATTGTACGAGGAAAAGAGGAAGAAGCTTCTTCAGAGGCGACAAATTGAATATAGGGAATATTTAGCTAAG CAAAATGAAATCAATACTTTGAAGAAACAACAAAAGCACAACAGACTACCAGCCGGCAGACATTTATTTCTCGAAGAGGAGAAGAAAATCCTGTCCGAGAATAGTTACGAACAAGACGACtggaataaaattaacaataactaCAATTTGAAACCTAGGAGACCTTCGTCCGTTGCCGTCCAAACCGATCCCGAAGAATTCGCCTTG ATGGTGTCCGATAGGAAGTTGAACAATGCAATGATCACCCAGGCGGAGAGAGAATTGTCGCCGAGGCCTTCAATCAACGACAACCTGCCGCCTGCCGATTGGAGGATGCACGTCGAAAAAGTCAACATCGGCACGCAAAACAACCTGATAGTCCCGCCGTCTCTCACCAACAAAAAATACATGACTGACGCGGACAACGCGGCCATAGAATACAACGGCGAGTATTACGATCCCTTCAACg ATATGAGTAGTAATATATTTCGAAAGGACAGTCCGCGGGCAAAGCTGCTGCAGGATTTGCGTCACACGTACATGCCGTCTTTGTTCGATTCCGATGCCATCAAGCAGCGTAATCAGAAAGTTGAAGAA GACGCCGCTGCGAAGAGGACGGCGTATCAGTTCGAATTGAAGAAGCAGATCGAAGAGCAACAAAAGCTCAGGGAGGAGAGAAAAGTGCGCGAAAA GATGCTCGAAGAAGCGGAAACCCGTCGATTGGAAGAGCAACTAAAGTTGCTGAAGTTGTCGCAAGAAAACGAAATTCAAAAGCAGAATGAAATAGCGATTAAG ATGCGAAACGATGCCAACGAATTCGAACGACGTCGTCAGCAACTTCAGAGCGACATTGAGACCGAGAAGAGAAATCTGCGCAACGTGAAAATGAAAAGTGTTCCCGAACCAGCGGCCAAAATGACGAGATCGAATCCAAACAGTCGAACGAGTGAACCGGTTCGCGAACAGCCCAGTTCTACAAAATCCAGTCTGCCCTTCCATTACGCACCACCGCCGAGACACAACCCGGAGCCTGACACCGACCTGCTCAGCTACAACGTGAGGAGAAACAACCCGTACGTGGGTCAAGACCTGCCCAGACCGAAGCTGGCCTACTCCACCAACATCGCAGACAGCTCGATGTTCGCACAGTCGATACCGGTCAAGAATTACAACGCCGAACCGAAAGCCGAAAGCACCGCCGTGAGACCTCTCAAGTTCCGAGACGGCAGCAGCACTTATTCGGAGAGTGTGTACAATTCTAAGAAGCCGAACTACGAGCCGGCGTTTCTGAGCAAACGGTTGACGGACATGATCGAGATAAATCCGACGAAGAGACGAGGAGACCACGAGTACCGCGGGAAGTTCGACGATTCGCTGCCGATCCCGGTGCTCAGGGAGCCCGAGAAGAAGAAGGATAAAGTGTCGAAACAGCACGCGGATCAGAGCAGCGACGCTATGATAAATCTGGAGCATAAGTGGAAGGTGCCGGCCGTTCAGAAGAATATTCTCAAGAATAATTTCACCGACGAGGGCAAGCAGGAGAATATTCTGACGCAGCTCGGTTCGATTCGCCGACAGCTGCAGCTGGAGCAGCTCAAGCTGGACCAGTCGCAGATTTTCAACAAGCAGAAACTAGTAAAGTGA
- the LOC143916731 gene encoding uncharacterized protein LOC143916731 isoform X2: protein MLRTGEYSPNNPELAGDGRTQRGGDVFLGFGLYEEKRKKLLQRRQIEYREYLAKQNEINTLKKQQKHNRLPAGRHLFLEEEKKILSENSYEQDDWNKINNNYNLKPRRPSSVAVQTDPEEFALMVSDRKLNNAMITQAERELSPRPSINDNLPPADWRMHVEKVNIGTQNNLIVPPSLTNKKYMTDADNAAIEYNGEYYDPFNDMSSNIFRKDSPRAKLLQDLRHTYMPSLFDSDAIKQRNQKVEEDAAAKRTAYQFELKKQIEEQQKLREERKVREKMLEEAETRRLEEQLKLLKLSQENEIQKQNEIAIKMRNDANEFERRRQQLQSDIETEKRNLRNVKMKSVPEPAAKMTRSNPNSRTSEPVREQPSSTKSSLPFHYAPPPRHNPEPDTDLLSYNVRRNNPYVGQDLPRPKLAYSTNIADSSMFAQSIPVKNYNAEPKAESTAVRPLKFRDGSSTYSESVYNSKKPNYEPAFLSKRLTDMIEINPTKRRGDHEYRGKFDDSLPIPVLREPEKKKDKVSKQHADQSSDAMINLEHKWKVPAVQKNILKNNFTDEGKQENILTQLGSIRRQLQLEQLKLDQSQIFNKQKLVK from the exons ATGCTGCGTACCGGAGAATATTCGCCAAACAATCCGGAGCTGGCCGGAGACGGACGCACGCAACGCGGCGGAGATGTCTTCCTCGGCTTTGGATTGTACGAGGAAAAGAGGAAGAAGCTTCTTCAGAGGCGACAAATTGAATATAGGGAATATTTAGCTAAG CAAAATGAAATCAATACTTTGAAGAAACAACAAAAGCACAACAGACTACCAGCCGGCAGACATTTATTTCTCGAAGAGGAGAAGAAAATCCTGTCCGAGAATAGTTACGAACAAGACGACtggaataaaattaacaataactaCAATTTGAAACCTAGGAGACCTTCGTCCGTTGCCGTCCAAACCGATCCCGAAGAATTCGCCTTG ATGGTGTCCGATAGGAAGTTGAACAATGCAATGATCACCCAGGCGGAGAGAGAATTGTCGCCGAGGCCTTCAATCAACGACAACCTGCCGCCTGCCGATTGGAGGATGCACGTCGAAAAAGTCAACATCGGCACGCAAAACAACCTGATAGTCCCGCCGTCTCTCACCAACAAAAAATACATGACTGACGCGGACAACGCGGCCATAGAATACAACGGCGAGTATTACGATCCCTTCAACg ATATGAGTAGTAATATATTTCGAAAGGACAGTCCGCGGGCAAAGCTGCTGCAGGATTTGCGTCACACGTACATGCCGTCTTTGTTCGATTCCGATGCCATCAAGCAGCGTAATCAGAAAGTTGAAGAA GACGCCGCTGCGAAGAGGACGGCGTATCAGTTCGAATTGAAGAAGCAGATCGAAGAGCAACAAAAGCTCAGGGAGGAGAGAAAAGTGCGCGAAAA GATGCTCGAAGAAGCGGAAACCCGTCGATTGGAAGAGCAACTAAAGTTGCTGAAGTTGTCGCAAGAAAACGAAATTCAAAAGCAGAATGAAATAGCGATTAAG ATGCGAAACGATGCCAACGAATTCGAACGACGTCGTCAGCAACTTCAGAGCGACATTGAGACCGAGAAGAGAAATCTGCGCAACGTGAAAATGAAAAGTGTTCCCGAACCAGCGGCCAAAATGACGAGATCGAATCCAAACAGTCGAACGAGTGAACCGGTTCGCGAACAGCCCAGTTCTACAAAATCCAGTCTGCCCTTCCATTACGCACCACCGCCGAGACACAACCCGGAGCCTGACACCGACCTGCTCAGCTACAACGTGAGGAGAAACAACCCGTACGTGGGTCAAGACCTGCCCAGACCGAAGCTGGCCTACTCCACCAACATCGCAGACAGCTCGATGTTCGCACAGTCGATACCGGTCAAGAATTACAACGCCGAACCGAAAGCCGAAAGCACCGCCGTGAGACCTCTCAAGTTCCGAGACGGCAGCAGCACTTATTCGGAGAGTGTGTACAATTCTAAGAAGCCGAACTACGAGCCGGCGTTTCTGAGCAAACGGTTGACGGACATGATCGAGATAAATCCGACGAAGAGACGAGGAGACCACGAGTACCGCGGGAAGTTCGACGATTCGCTGCCGATCCCGGTGCTCAGGGAGCCCGAGAAGAAGAAGGATAAAGTGTCGAAACAGCACGCGGATCAGAGCAGCGACGCTATGATAAATCTGGAGCATAAGTGGAAGGTGCCGGCCGTTCAGAAGAATATTCTCAAGAATAATTTCACCGACGAGGGCAAGCAGGAGAATATTCTGACGCAGCTCGGTTCGATTCGCCGACAGCTGCAGCTGGAGCAGCTCAAGCTGGACCAGTCGCAGATTTTCAACAAGCAGAAACTAGTAAAGTGA